Proteins encoded within one genomic window of Corallococcus macrosporus:
- a CDS encoding PD40 domain-containing protein, whose product MLNFRAPWALALAVLVATGAWAQDDENDGGMRQPERLTVGMGDQFLGQLGPDENSLLFVSNRDIATEVFIQDLERGRERRLFDEGADVTWPRISPNGKQLLYISFRTQAGGQLCMRELPEAKERRCLEEETSALQAEWIDDTHIALVSRATIQGDLRLSKVALGTGWQVTPLLQRNLTSPTFSPDGRWLVYVPIERSVREVGPGFAARAAPHLEAVRLDVPGAAPVPLALDIPGKTGQPVFARDGRSLYVVQFFTDSNGDGVIDASDSGVLFRVPFSPERDDAPAQAAATSPDQLTSQGWNCEYPSPTAASLITTCSRGQSLDVYRLPLDGQVPHEWDAPRLNEELGMVGRRADQLILYRQRLLLEKRPKIRRLLLMRLSQLHLAYGDFDAADYYAGHMHRVEDPATAGLSEPLRLLIAHRRALKERDRGRMVDELQEAERQRMAALDPAVAPSPPSAVFQHVIRSELAQSTGDFALAKQELEAALLTDTTPRAVLEAWYEQADALYRELDDREALVAAGRQLSQNKVFKADDQLDFARAAVRALYRGRTYAEADAAMAQALTAEPAGTPYAFALELGRRVNALNEERPPRPVRDALVAFYQQQQDPLRRRMVVQDTAERAASLGADGVMEALATLYVDDAPAGTEERRRAERLFRRALMGRAYRRMGRDRMDEARADFDLVTRRTGSLESAVESMSLRLRAGVAPEVIIQEVTTDVPGKAVSLSHFVKAYVTTRRLSKLDDDAHAQAVKTGLTELRAAWQELKNQREVQALMGAIHHEDFLRGRNPAAAERANRHYLVALDLVRNNARYKAMILGALGLLHTQVGNYHIALGYLDERDKLPYADSAAGLSVALARARALLHVNREAEAAQSAEKALAMVEAAPKLAARFTPLVMDRAALYNLAAGRFEQALALYDRALPGIEAGPRDEEGLRNRLVLRLARGAAALGADKPQRTLEDLDQVDRDLGTPAVRATLKQAHATPAFVQRAYRIIAAGLRANAETRLGRMDAAARALEQRRALFLEQFDESDRDEDIRAVTLAELRLAENAVDRRNPAQAAQWLGKALEHADSLMARTHAPVDAGQLDVLWFAAQLQSEDRTRMPFDVPQRMSQARRTLIEQRDPAWRAWLAWFNIYVALSGTEGSLPVAGEAPAPAQDARTAAE is encoded by the coding sequence GTGCTGAACTTCCGAGCCCCCTGGGCCCTGGCCCTCGCCGTCCTCGTCGCGACCGGCGCCTGGGCCCAGGACGACGAGAACGACGGAGGCATGCGCCAGCCCGAGCGGCTCACCGTGGGCATGGGGGACCAGTTCCTGGGGCAGCTGGGTCCCGACGAGAACTCGCTGCTGTTCGTGTCCAACCGGGACATCGCGACCGAAGTCTTCATCCAGGATCTGGAGCGGGGCCGCGAGCGCCGCCTCTTCGACGAAGGCGCGGACGTGACGTGGCCGCGCATCAGCCCCAATGGCAAACAACTGCTCTACATCTCGTTCCGGACCCAGGCCGGCGGCCAGCTCTGCATGCGCGAGCTGCCGGAGGCGAAGGAGCGCCGCTGTCTGGAAGAGGAGACCAGCGCGCTCCAGGCGGAGTGGATCGACGACACGCACATCGCGCTGGTGAGCCGCGCGACCATCCAGGGCGACCTGCGGCTGTCGAAGGTCGCATTGGGGACGGGATGGCAGGTGACGCCGCTGCTCCAGCGCAACCTGACCAGCCCGACGTTCTCTCCGGATGGGCGCTGGCTGGTGTACGTCCCCATCGAGCGCTCGGTGCGGGAGGTGGGGCCGGGCTTCGCCGCGCGAGCCGCACCGCACCTGGAGGCCGTCCGGCTGGATGTCCCCGGCGCGGCCCCCGTCCCGCTGGCGCTGGACATCCCGGGCAAGACGGGCCAGCCGGTGTTCGCGCGCGACGGACGCTCGCTGTACGTGGTGCAGTTCTTCACCGACTCCAACGGTGACGGGGTGATTGACGCGAGCGACAGCGGGGTGCTGTTCCGCGTGCCCTTCTCCCCCGAGCGCGACGACGCGCCCGCGCAGGCCGCCGCCACCAGCCCGGATCAGCTCACCAGCCAGGGGTGGAACTGCGAGTACCCCTCCCCCACCGCCGCGTCGCTCATCACGACCTGTTCCCGGGGCCAGTCGCTGGACGTGTACCGGCTGCCGCTGGATGGCCAGGTGCCCCACGAGTGGGATGCGCCCCGCCTCAACGAAGAGCTGGGCATGGTGGGCCGGCGCGCGGATCAGCTCATCCTCTACCGCCAGCGGCTGCTGCTCGAAAAGCGGCCCAAGATCCGCCGGCTGTTGTTGATGCGCCTGAGCCAGCTCCACCTGGCCTATGGCGACTTCGACGCCGCGGACTACTACGCCGGCCACATGCACCGGGTGGAGGATCCCGCCACCGCGGGGCTGTCCGAGCCGTTACGGCTGCTCATCGCGCACCGGCGCGCACTGAAGGAGCGCGACCGGGGCCGCATGGTGGACGAACTTCAGGAGGCCGAGCGCCAGCGCATGGCGGCGCTGGACCCCGCCGTCGCGCCCAGCCCTCCCTCCGCCGTCTTCCAGCACGTCATCCGCAGCGAGCTGGCGCAGTCCACCGGCGACTTCGCGCTCGCGAAGCAGGAGCTGGAGGCGGCCCTGCTGACGGACACCACGCCGCGCGCGGTGCTGGAGGCCTGGTACGAACAGGCGGACGCGCTGTACCGCGAACTCGATGACCGGGAGGCGCTGGTCGCCGCGGGCCGTCAGCTCTCCCAGAACAAGGTCTTCAAGGCGGATGATCAGCTGGACTTCGCGCGGGCCGCCGTCCGGGCGCTGTACCGGGGGCGCACGTACGCGGAGGCGGACGCCGCCATGGCCCAGGCGCTCACCGCGGAGCCCGCGGGGACTCCGTATGCCTTTGCCCTGGAGCTGGGCCGCCGCGTCAATGCGTTGAACGAGGAGCGCCCTCCCCGCCCCGTCCGGGACGCGCTGGTCGCCTTCTACCAGCAACAGCAGGATCCGCTCCGCCGCCGCATGGTGGTGCAGGACACCGCCGAGCGCGCGGCGAGCCTGGGAGCCGACGGCGTGATGGAAGCCCTGGCCACGCTCTACGTGGACGACGCCCCGGCCGGCACCGAGGAGCGGCGCCGCGCGGAGCGGCTGTTCCGCCGCGCGCTGATGGGCCGCGCCTACCGCCGCATGGGCCGGGACCGGATGGACGAGGCCCGCGCAGACTTCGACCTGGTGACGCGGCGGACGGGCTCGCTGGAGAGCGCCGTCGAGTCCATGAGCCTGCGCCTGCGCGCGGGCGTGGCCCCGGAGGTGATCATCCAGGAGGTCACCACCGACGTGCCGGGCAAGGCCGTGTCGCTGTCGCACTTCGTGAAGGCCTACGTGACGACGCGCCGGCTGTCCAAGCTGGATGACGACGCCCACGCGCAGGCGGTGAAGACCGGCCTCACGGAGCTGCGCGCGGCGTGGCAGGAGCTCAAGAACCAGCGCGAGGTGCAGGCCCTCATGGGGGCCATCCACCACGAGGACTTCCTGCGCGGCCGGAACCCCGCCGCCGCCGAGCGCGCCAACCGGCACTACCTGGTCGCCCTGGACCTGGTGCGCAACAACGCGCGCTACAAGGCCATGATCCTGGGCGCGCTGGGGCTGCTGCACACGCAGGTGGGCAACTACCACATCGCCCTGGGCTACCTGGATGAGCGCGACAAGCTGCCCTACGCGGACAGCGCGGCGGGCCTGTCCGTGGCCCTGGCCCGCGCCCGCGCCCTGCTGCACGTCAACCGCGAGGCGGAGGCCGCGCAGTCCGCGGAGAAGGCCCTGGCCATGGTGGAGGCCGCGCCGAAGCTGGCCGCCCGGTTCACCCCGTTGGTGATGGATCGCGCGGCGCTCTACAACCTGGCCGCGGGCCGCTTCGAGCAGGCCCTGGCGCTCTACGACCGCGCGCTGCCCGGCATCGAAGCCGGGCCCCGCGACGAGGAGGGCCTGCGCAACCGGCTGGTGCTGCGGCTGGCTCGCGGCGCCGCGGCGCTGGGCGCGGACAAGCCCCAGCGGACGCTGGAGGACCTGGACCAGGTGGACCGCGACCTGGGGACGCCGGCCGTGCGGGCCACGCTGAAGCAGGCGCACGCCACGCCCGCGTTCGTCCAGCGCGCGTACCGGATCATCGCCGCGGGGCTGCGCGCCAACGCGGAGACGCGGCTCGGGCGCATGGACGCCGCCGCCCGCGCGCTGGAGCAGCGGCGCGCGCTGTTCCTGGAGCAATTCGACGAATCGGATCGCGACGAGGACATCCGCGCGGTGACGCTCGCGGAGCTGCGGCTGGCGGAGAACGCCGTGGACCGGAGGAATCCCGCGCAGGCGGCCCAGTGGCTGGGCAAGGCGCTGGAGCACGCGGACTCGCTGATGGCGCGCACCCACGCACCGGTCGATGCCGGCCAGTTGGACGTGCTCTGGTTCGCGGCGCAGCTGCAGTCCGAGGACAGGACGCGCATGCCCTTCGACGTGCCCCAGCGGATGAGCCAGGCGCGGCGCACGCTCATCGAGCAGCGCGACCCGGCGTGGCGCGCCTGGCTGGCGTGGTTCAACATCTATGTGGCGCTCAGCGGCACCGAGGGCTCCCTCCCGGTCGCCGGAGAGGCGCCAGCCCCGGCGCAGGACGCCCGCACGGCCGCCGAGTAG
- a CDS encoding Spy/CpxP family protein refolding chaperone: MKRQLFMLGLLFAVPAFAGSTTTPAQDASQGARRPPPFERKSPVQVLLDHRQDLALTDAQASSLTQIQTALDAKNAPVKQSLEALRPPAPPDRNTPPSAEDQARHEQARDLFEQLRANVMASYQEAEQVLTDAQKSQARTLLETEHRSHGPGHGGRGGPPRGE; this comes from the coding sequence ATGAAGCGCCAACTGTTCATGCTGGGCCTGCTGTTCGCCGTTCCCGCCTTCGCCGGATCCACCACCACTCCCGCGCAGGACGCGTCCCAGGGCGCGCGCCGGCCGCCCCCGTTCGAGCGCAAGTCGCCCGTCCAGGTGCTCCTCGACCACCGCCAGGACCTGGCCCTCACCGACGCCCAGGCCTCGAGCCTCACCCAGATTCAGACGGCGCTCGACGCGAAGAACGCGCCCGTGAAGCAGTCCCTGGAGGCCCTGCGTCCGCCCGCGCCGCCGGACCGGAACACCCCGCCGTCCGCCGAGGACCAGGCCCGCCACGAGCAGGCCCGGGACCTGTTCGAGCAGCTCCGCGCCAACGTCATGGCCTCGTACCAGGAGGCGGAGCAGGTGCTGACGGACGCCCAGAAGTCCCAGGCCCGCACCCTCCTGGAGACGGAGCACCGCTCGCACGGCCCGGGCCACGGCGGCCGGGGCGGTCCTCCCCGGGGCGAATAG
- a CDS encoding DUF3592 domain-containing protein, whose amino-acid sequence MDGALFLLMGVIVFVAVLAIFRRDLRIHSEGAWAQGRVVSKEVRARSRLSSGRDYVLHYGFTRQGGGWQTAQRAVSKDLYEGLRAGSGIQVLYDREDPAHSYPEGEGGMPLGLAVLAFLMAGGTSITGLVIMLRKGPEEEGSLPW is encoded by the coding sequence ATGGACGGTGCCCTGTTCCTGCTCATGGGCGTCATCGTCTTCGTGGCGGTCCTGGCCATCTTCCGGCGGGACCTGCGCATCCACTCCGAGGGCGCCTGGGCTCAAGGCCGGGTGGTGAGCAAGGAGGTCCGCGCCCGGAGCCGTCTCTCCTCGGGCCGGGACTACGTGCTGCACTACGGCTTCACGCGGCAGGGCGGCGGCTGGCAGACGGCCCAGCGAGCCGTCTCCAAGGACCTGTATGAGGGCCTGCGCGCGGGCAGTGGAATCCAGGTGCTCTACGACCGCGAAGACCCCGCCCACAGCTACCCCGAGGGCGAGGGCGGCATGCCCCTGGGACTCGCCGTGCTGGCCTTCCTGATGGCCGGAGGTACCAGCATCACGGGACTGGTGATCATGCTGAGGAAGGGCCCCGAGGAAGAGGGTTCCCTCCCCTGGTGA
- a CDS encoding sterol desaturase family protein: MSINVYAVATPFVIALALAEFAWCVARRNGYYSFQDSIASMGTAVMNQCVNVAVALLVLPLFTALGQFAPWRLDASSPLSLVALFLGVDFLFYWFHRFGHRTNIGWAAHSPHHSTEELNYAVALRASVTQRLFSFLFYWPLVLVGFPPEAVLAMVAFHLVLQFIPHTRVIPRLPAWVESWLNTPSHHRVHHARNDAYIDKNYAGFLIIWDRMFGTYAEETEPCSYGLTTPANTWDPTAINFQAWARLFADAFATKRAWDRLRIWVMPTGWRPADLPPRALGYWKQDGAEVKYHSRELPGVRGYLVFQLFASMPFMLLVSHHASPLSGWQKVALSLLLWATATAWSGMLESKGWSEPLELARVLAMGVAVTLWLVWAQAPQGWSALTASWLMVSLVWLRLARGGEARTEGQERSPAPGQASSGRKTR, translated from the coding sequence ATGTCCATCAACGTCTATGCCGTGGCCACGCCGTTCGTCATCGCCCTGGCCCTGGCGGAGTTCGCCTGGTGCGTGGCGCGGCGCAACGGCTACTACAGCTTCCAGGACTCCATCGCGAGCATGGGCACCGCGGTGATGAATCAGTGCGTCAACGTCGCGGTGGCCCTGCTGGTGCTGCCCCTCTTCACGGCGCTGGGCCAATTCGCGCCGTGGCGGCTGGACGCTTCGTCGCCGCTGTCATTGGTGGCGCTCTTCCTGGGCGTCGACTTCCTCTTCTACTGGTTCCACCGCTTCGGGCACCGCACCAACATCGGCTGGGCGGCCCACTCGCCGCACCACTCCACGGAGGAGCTCAACTACGCGGTGGCCCTGCGCGCCAGCGTGACGCAGCGCCTGTTCTCGTTCCTGTTCTACTGGCCGCTGGTGCTGGTGGGCTTTCCCCCGGAGGCGGTGCTGGCCATGGTGGCCTTCCACCTGGTGCTCCAGTTCATCCCCCACACGCGGGTCATCCCCAGGCTCCCGGCGTGGGTGGAGTCGTGGCTGAACACGCCGTCGCACCACCGCGTGCACCACGCGCGCAATGACGCGTACATCGACAAGAACTACGCGGGCTTCCTCATCATCTGGGACCGGATGTTCGGCACCTACGCGGAGGAGACCGAGCCGTGCTCCTACGGCCTGACGACCCCGGCGAACACCTGGGACCCGACGGCCATCAACTTCCAGGCGTGGGCCCGGCTCTTCGCGGACGCCTTCGCCACGAAGCGTGCGTGGGACCGGCTGCGCATCTGGGTGATGCCCACGGGCTGGCGGCCGGCGGACCTGCCTCCGCGTGCGCTGGGGTACTGGAAGCAGGACGGCGCGGAGGTGAAGTACCACTCGCGGGAGCTGCCCGGCGTCCGTGGCTACCTCGTCTTCCAGCTGTTCGCCTCAATGCCTTTCATGCTCCTGGTGAGCCACCACGCCTCGCCGCTGTCGGGCTGGCAGAAGGTCGCGCTGAGCCTGCTGCTCTGGGCAACGGCGACCGCCTGGAGCGGGATGCTGGAGTCGAAGGGGTGGAGTGAGCCATTGGAGCTCGCCCGGGTGCTCGCGATGGGCGTGGCGGTGACGCTGTGGCTGGTCTGGGCCCAGGCGCCCCAGGGGTGGAGCGCGCTCACGGCGTCATGGCTGATGGTCTCGCTGGTGTGGCTGCGGCTGGCGCGCGGCGGCGAGGCGAGGACTGAAGGCCAGGAAAGAAGCCCAGCACCGGGTCAAGCGTCGTCGGGAAGGAAGACGCGATGA
- a CDS encoding cyclic nucleotide-binding domain-containing protein codes for MKFPKLFERLARLAPLPAEEWAKAEAVAKEQSLAKRELFLRPGDAADRFAVVLQGVFRGVRVSPRGGESIKAFRAEGELIGAYAEMLQQLPSMTSIEALEPSRVLVFQTRDFQALEQGHVCWERLARRVAEQHFVLKERREQEFLDLSAEERLVKFWEEHPHLKGRIPQRDVAAYLGITEVALSRIMSRRRKRAE; via the coding sequence GTGAAATTCCCCAAGCTCTTCGAGCGCCTCGCCAGGCTGGCCCCCCTTCCTGCCGAGGAGTGGGCGAAGGCCGAGGCCGTGGCGAAGGAACAGTCGCTCGCGAAGCGCGAGCTCTTCCTGCGCCCGGGGGACGCGGCGGACCGGTTCGCCGTGGTGCTCCAGGGTGTCTTCCGGGGCGTGCGCGTGTCACCGCGCGGAGGCGAGTCCATCAAGGCCTTCCGCGCGGAGGGCGAGCTGATTGGTGCCTACGCGGAGATGCTGCAACAGCTGCCGTCGATGACATCGATTGAAGCGCTGGAGCCGAGCCGGGTGCTGGTGTTCCAGACGCGGGACTTCCAGGCGCTGGAGCAGGGCCACGTGTGCTGGGAGCGATTGGCGCGCCGGGTGGCGGAGCAGCACTTCGTCCTCAAGGAGCGCCGCGAGCAGGAGTTCCTGGACCTGTCCGCGGAGGAGCGCCTGGTGAAGTTCTGGGAGGAGCATCCGCACCTGAAGGGACGCATTCCCCAGCGCGACGTGGCGGCCTACCTGGGCATCACCGAGGTGGCCTTGAGCCGCATCATGTCCCGGCGCCGCAAGCGGGCCGAGTGA
- a CDS encoding glycoside hydrolase family 43 protein, which produces MQNPPLLSAVVLAGALSALAAGCGEERFEGSPVDEAPVGTSGAALACSTRITYGDRWIHPGHPEMYDVASGLVTWDGSCVNEGTNSYAVLSNGWKPYFTGRDACVMALDTDCSGTQACATRVTYGAAWLHPSGHTAQYDDVGGRVTWDRGCTNASPNSYTVLSNDWAPYFSGTNACGVALRYTGCGGLYQNPVVPTDCADPGVIHDGTQYVAACTSGGAANAFALRTSKDLVTWTAAGNIFPSTRRPTWATGDFWAPEIHKVGGRYIAYFTARHQDGKLSIGAATATSALGPFTDLGRPLVHDAGMGMIDATFFYDTAGVPYLVWKADGNAVGQSTPIYGQTLSADGLSLTGTRRTLMSNTLSWEGGVVEAPWVVARGGYYYLFYSGNSYANSTYAVGVARATSPLGPYTKLGNPILKTAGGWVGPGHNSVVTGPGGDTVMVYHAWNSAHTARVMLVDAITWPNGWPAVPEAPSSGSRPMP; this is translated from the coding sequence ATGCAGAACCCCCCGTTGTTGTCGGCCGTGGTCCTCGCCGGAGCGCTCTCCGCGCTCGCGGCGGGTTGTGGTGAGGAGCGCTTCGAAGGCTCGCCGGTGGACGAGGCCCCGGTGGGCACGTCCGGCGCGGCGCTCGCGTGCAGCACGCGCATCACCTACGGGGACCGGTGGATCCACCCCGGGCACCCGGAGATGTACGACGTCGCGAGCGGCCTGGTGACCTGGGACGGCAGTTGCGTCAACGAAGGCACCAACTCCTACGCCGTGCTGTCCAACGGCTGGAAGCCCTACTTCACCGGGCGCGACGCCTGCGTGATGGCGCTCGACACGGACTGCTCCGGCACCCAGGCCTGTGCGACGCGCGTCACCTACGGCGCGGCGTGGCTGCACCCCTCGGGGCACACGGCCCAGTACGACGACGTGGGCGGCCGCGTGACCTGGGACCGCGGCTGCACGAACGCGTCCCCCAATTCCTACACGGTCCTGTCCAATGACTGGGCGCCGTACTTCAGCGGCACCAACGCGTGTGGCGTCGCGCTGCGCTACACGGGCTGTGGCGGGCTCTACCAGAACCCCGTGGTGCCCACGGACTGCGCGGACCCGGGCGTCATCCACGACGGCACGCAGTACGTCGCGGCCTGCACGTCGGGCGGCGCGGCCAACGCGTTCGCGCTGCGCACCTCCAAGGACCTGGTCACCTGGACGGCCGCGGGCAACATCTTCCCCTCCACGCGCCGCCCCACGTGGGCCACCGGTGACTTCTGGGCGCCGGAGATCCACAAGGTCGGCGGCCGGTACATCGCGTACTTCACCGCGCGCCACCAGGACGGGAAGCTGTCCATTGGCGCGGCGACGGCCACCAGCGCGCTGGGGCCCTTCACGGACCTGGGCCGGCCCCTGGTGCATGACGCGGGCATGGGAATGATTGACGCCACGTTCTTCTATGACACCGCGGGCGTGCCGTACCTCGTGTGGAAGGCGGACGGAAACGCGGTGGGCCAGTCCACGCCCATCTATGGCCAGACGCTGTCGGCGGATGGACTGTCGCTCACCGGCACGCGGCGCACGCTCATGAGCAACACGCTCTCCTGGGAGGGCGGCGTCGTGGAGGCGCCGTGGGTCGTCGCGCGAGGCGGCTACTACTACCTCTTCTACAGCGGCAACTCGTACGCCAACAGCACCTACGCCGTGGGCGTGGCCCGGGCCACGAGTCCCCTGGGGCCCTACACCAAGCTGGGCAATCCCATCCTCAAGACGGCGGGCGGCTGGGTGGGCCCCGGTCACAACTCCGTGGTCACCGGCCCCGGTGGGGACACGGTCATGGTCTATCACGCGTGGAACAGCGCCCACACGGCCCGGGTGATGCTCGTGGATGCCATCACCTGGCCTAACGGCTGGCCCGCGGTTCCGGAAGCCCCGTCCTCCGGCTCGCGTCCCATGCCCTGA
- a CDS encoding ArnT family glycosyltransferase — MTWLRVGGSARRGWPWALAAVAVGAWVLRALPFFHRAGALGYVVNYDEGVYAAASTLLWKGLLPYRDYLFVHPPGALLLGAPAGAVGAFGDPATGFALARWLATGLGAVSTVLVGRLAMRAWGPVAGVVAALAYAAHPEVVTMERGPFLDPLLNLCGLGLANLWLLPPGRAPLPRRAGLAGVLAGVMTSVKVLGGIWGAAALVARASEPRWSLTRRFVLAASLTAMALVGPLALMAPGAFVRDVLWFQSARPEDGVMSRWERLREMTHERRRYALLLAAVGLCVALVRAVRRSTRAEAAPERFVATAYLLTVAAYLAAHSYWSNYNALLAGPEALLGGLGAAALVGFAAARARPVGAVAFGLVLLGPLHSVREALRGAEIRPPEQVLQARYIREQVPPDASLCGFEPGWGLMAGRLPPKLPGQAVPVDPYALMLQDALTSGARYRDAAAAFASPASQQRMVALLGHCDFVLLGARGQWQLSPDSRRWLEANYTRGVSPDSPAVELWRRHEPQPGAATGASP, encoded by the coding sequence TTGACGTGGTTGAGGGTGGGTGGCAGCGCCCGGCGTGGGTGGCCCTGGGCGCTGGCGGCGGTGGCGGTGGGTGCCTGGGTGCTCCGGGCCCTGCCGTTCTTCCATCGTGCCGGGGCGCTCGGCTACGTCGTGAACTACGACGAGGGCGTCTACGCCGCGGCGTCCACGCTGTTGTGGAAGGGGCTGCTGCCCTACCGCGACTACCTCTTCGTGCACCCGCCGGGCGCGCTGCTGCTGGGCGCACCGGCCGGGGCGGTGGGCGCCTTCGGGGACCCGGCCACGGGCTTCGCGCTGGCCCGCTGGCTGGCCACCGGGCTGGGCGCCGTGAGCACCGTCCTCGTGGGGCGGCTGGCGATGCGGGCCTGGGGGCCGGTGGCGGGCGTGGTGGCCGCGCTGGCCTACGCGGCGCACCCGGAGGTCGTCACCATGGAGCGCGGGCCGTTCCTGGATCCGCTGCTCAACCTGTGCGGCCTGGGGCTGGCGAACCTCTGGCTCCTGCCGCCAGGCCGCGCGCCCCTGCCCCGCCGCGCGGGCCTGGCCGGGGTGCTGGCGGGCGTGATGACCTCCGTGAAGGTGCTGGGCGGCATCTGGGGCGCGGCGGCGCTCGTGGCCCGGGCGTCCGAGCCGCGCTGGAGCCTGACCCGGCGCTTCGTGCTGGCCGCATCCCTCACGGCGATGGCGCTGGTGGGCCCCCTGGCCCTGATGGCCCCGGGCGCCTTCGTGCGCGACGTGCTGTGGTTCCAGTCCGCCCGGCCCGAGGACGGCGTCATGTCGCGCTGGGAGCGGCTGCGGGAGATGACCCACGAGCGGCGCCGCTACGCCCTGCTGCTCGCGGCGGTGGGGCTGTGCGTCGCGCTGGTGCGGGCCGTGCGGCGGAGCACCCGCGCGGAGGCCGCGCCCGAGCGCTTCGTCGCCACCGCCTACCTGCTCACCGTGGCCGCGTACCTCGCCGCGCACAGCTACTGGTCCAACTACAACGCGCTGCTCGCGGGCCCGGAGGCGCTGCTCGGAGGGCTGGGCGCGGCGGCGCTCGTGGGCTTCGCCGCCGCGAGGGCCCGGCCGGTGGGCGCGGTGGCGTTCGGGCTGGTGCTGCTGGGGCCGCTGCACTCCGTGCGGGAGGCGCTGCGCGGTGCGGAGATCCGGCCTCCGGAGCAGGTCCTCCAGGCCCGCTACATCCGGGAGCAGGTCCCGCCGGACGCGTCGCTGTGCGGCTTCGAGCCGGGCTGGGGACTCATGGCGGGGAGGCTGCCGCCGAAGCTCCCGGGGCAGGCCGTGCCCGTGGACCCCTACGCGCTGATGCTCCAGGACGCGCTCACGTCGGGCGCACGCTACCGGGACGCGGCGGCGGCCTTCGCCAGCCCGGCCTCCCAGCAGCGCATGGTCGCGCTCCTGGGGCACTGCGACTTCGTGCTCCTGGGCGCGCGCGGCCAATGGCAGCTGTCCCCCGACAGCCGCCGCTGGCTCGAGGCGAACTACACGCGAGGCGTGTCCCCCGACTCGCCCGCCGTCGAGCTGTGGCGCCGTCACGAACCGCAGCCCGGGGCCGCGACCGGCGCGTCGCCGTAG
- a CDS encoding NUDIX hydrolase: MPYTPIVATLGYVMSPDGQQVLLIHRNARPDDAHYGKYNGLGGKMERDEDIAACMRREIREEAGIECTRMVLRGTLSWPGFGKHGEDWLGFIFRIDAFTGTPLEKNPEGSLSWVPVSSIPSLSLWDGDRHFLPLVFDADPRPFHGVMPYEGGRALSWSFTRL; the protein is encoded by the coding sequence ATGCCCTACACCCCCATCGTCGCCACGCTGGGCTACGTGATGTCGCCGGACGGCCAGCAGGTGCTGCTCATCCACCGCAACGCGCGCCCGGACGACGCGCACTACGGCAAGTACAACGGCCTGGGCGGCAAGATGGAGCGCGACGAGGACATCGCCGCGTGCATGCGCCGGGAGATCCGCGAGGAGGCCGGCATCGAGTGCACGCGCATGGTCCTGCGCGGCACCCTGTCCTGGCCCGGCTTCGGCAAGCACGGCGAGGACTGGCTGGGCTTCATCTTCCGCATCGACGCCTTCACGGGCACGCCGCTGGAGAAGAACCCCGAGGGCTCGCTGTCCTGGGTCCCCGTGTCCTCCATCCCGTCCCTGTCGCTGTGGGACGGGGACCGGCACTTCCTGCCGCTCGTGTTCGACGCGGACCCGCGCCCCTTCCACGGCGTCATGCCCTACGAGGGGGGACGCGCCCTGAGCTGGTCGTTCACCCGACTGTAG
- a CDS encoding DUF2780 domain-containing protein, translated as MDLIGQLSQQLGVDGTQAQGLAGSLLKLVQGTVQEKVGPDAARQMDQAIPEMQGWQQQAQAQAPAAGGDGGGLMGALGGMLGGAGGGGGGGGLMGALGGAAAHAGEIAGVVAILQRFNLDAGKATLVAPILLNFLKSRLDPGLVGKILAVAPMLAGGSGGGSGPQGGGGLGGMLGGILGK; from the coding sequence ATGGACCTCATCGGACAGCTCTCGCAGCAGCTTGGGGTGGATGGCACGCAGGCACAGGGGCTCGCGGGTTCGCTCCTGAAGCTGGTGCAGGGCACGGTGCAGGAGAAGGTCGGCCCGGACGCGGCCCGGCAGATGGACCAGGCCATCCCGGAGATGCAGGGCTGGCAGCAGCAGGCCCAGGCCCAGGCTCCGGCGGCGGGCGGTGACGGCGGAGGCCTGATGGGCGCGCTGGGCGGGATGCTCGGCGGCGCGGGCGGCGGCGGTGGCGGTGGCGGCCTGATGGGCGCCCTGGGCGGCGCGGCGGCCCACGCGGGGGAGATCGCCGGCGTGGTGGCCATCCTCCAGCGCTTCAACCTGGACGCGGGCAAGGCGACGCTCGTGGCCCCCATCCTCCTCAACTTCCTCAAGTCCCGCCTGGACCCGGGCCTGGTGGGGAAGATCCTCGCCGTGGCTCCCATGCTCGCGGGCGGCTCCGGCGGCGGCAGCGGCCCCCAGGGCGGTGGCGGGCTGGGCGGGATGCTTGGCGGCATCCTGGGGAAATAG